One window of Tenacibaculum maritimum NCIMB 2154 genomic DNA carries:
- the queA gene encoding tRNA preQ1(34) S-adenosylmethionine ribosyltransferase-isomerase QueA: MKLSHFDFELPNELLAEYPSEHRDESRLMVVHRDTQKIEHKQFKDLIEYFDEGDVMMLNNTKVFPARMYGNKEKTGARIEVFLLRELNAENRLWDVLVDPARKIRIGNKLFFGEDETLVAEVIDNTTSRGRTLRFLFDGSYEEFRQKLLELGETPLPKYINREVEPEDDERYQTIFAKNEGAVAAPTAGLHFSKHLMKRLEIKGVDFAEMTLHVGLGTFNPVEVEDLSKHKMDSEQIIIPKESAGRVNLAKQQRKKVCAVGTTVMRTVESSVSANQELNDFEGWTNKFIFPPYDFSIANCMITNFHTPKSTLLMMTAAFGGYDLIMEAYKEAVKEGYRFYSYGDAMLIL, encoded by the coding sequence ATGAAGTTATCACATTTTGATTTTGAATTGCCAAATGAATTGTTGGCAGAATACCCATCAGAGCATAGAGACGAATCACGTTTAATGGTAGTACATAGAGATACTCAAAAAATTGAACACAAACAGTTTAAAGATTTAATCGAGTATTTTGACGAAGGTGATGTTATGATGTTAAACAACACCAAGGTATTTCCAGCACGTATGTATGGGAATAAAGAGAAAACGGGTGCGCGTATTGAAGTATTCTTGTTAAGAGAATTGAATGCAGAAAACCGTTTATGGGATGTGTTAGTAGATCCAGCACGTAAAATAAGAATAGGAAATAAATTGTTTTTTGGAGAAGATGAAACGCTAGTAGCAGAAGTAATTGATAATACAACTTCAAGAGGTAGGACATTACGATTTTTATTTGATGGTTCTTATGAAGAATTTAGACAAAAATTATTGGAGCTAGGAGAAACGCCATTGCCAAAATACATCAATAGAGAAGTAGAGCCTGAGGATGATGAACGTTACCAAACTATTTTTGCCAAAAATGAAGGAGCAGTAGCTGCGCCAACAGCAGGGCTTCATTTTTCTAAGCACTTAATGAAACGCTTAGAAATAAAAGGAGTTGATTTTGCAGAAATGACATTACATGTAGGATTAGGTACCTTTAACCCAGTAGAGGTAGAAGACTTATCAAAGCATAAAATGGACTCTGAGCAAATTATTATACCAAAAGAAAGTGCAGGGAGAGTTAATTTGGCAAAACAGCAACGAAAAAAAGTATGTGCAGTAGGAACTACAGTTATGAGAACTGTAGAATCATCGGTTTCAGCAAATCAAGAATTAAATGATTTTGAAGGATGGACTAATAAGTTTATTTTTCCACCATATGATTTTAGTATTGCTAACTGTATGATAACGAATTTTCACACTCCTAAATCAACGTTATTAATGATGACAGCTGCTTTTGGAGGGTATGATCTTATCATGGAAGCATATAAAGAAGCAGTAAAGGAAGGGTATAGATTTTACTCGTATGGAGATGCGATGTTAATCTTATAA
- the rlmN gene encoding 23S rRNA (adenine(2503)-C(2))-methyltransferase RlmN has translation MKTKKKDIRALTKDQLRDFFVENGDKAFRGNQVYEWLWSKTAHSFKDMTNISLKTREMLEENFVINHIKVDAMQRSKDGTVKNAVRLHDGLVVESVLIPTETRTTACVSSQVGCSLDCKFCATARLKRMRNLNPDEIYDQVAAINQESLLYHNRKLTNIVFMGMGEPLMNYKNVITSIEKITSPEGLGMSPKRITVSTSGVPKMIQKMADDEVKFNLAVSLHSAIDEVRTAIMPFNSKMNLESLKEALIYWYEKTKRMVTYEYVVWDGINDRKEDIEALIKFCKYIPCKVNLIEYNPIDDGAFQQASSAAINNYISNLEMHDIVVNVRRSRGKDIDAACGQLANKS, from the coding sequence ATGAAAACAAAAAAGAAAGATATACGCGCATTAACAAAAGATCAACTTCGTGATTTTTTTGTAGAGAATGGAGATAAAGCTTTTCGTGGAAACCAGGTATATGAATGGCTATGGAGCAAAACAGCGCATTCCTTTAAAGATATGACTAATATTTCTTTAAAAACAAGAGAAATGTTAGAAGAGAATTTTGTGATTAATCATATAAAAGTTGATGCCATGCAACGAAGCAAGGATGGTACTGTAAAAAATGCAGTACGCTTGCATGATGGATTGGTAGTAGAGTCGGTTTTAATTCCTACTGAAACAAGAACTACGGCTTGTGTTTCTAGCCAGGTAGGATGTAGTTTAGATTGTAAATTTTGTGCGACAGCACGTTTAAAAAGGATGCGTAATTTAAATCCTGATGAAATCTATGATCAAGTGGCTGCTATCAATCAGGAGAGCTTGCTATATCACAATAGAAAATTAACCAATATTGTATTTATGGGGATGGGAGAACCTCTTATGAATTATAAGAATGTAATTACATCGATAGAAAAAATTACATCTCCAGAAGGTTTAGGGATGTCTCCAAAAAGAATCACTGTTTCAACATCAGGTGTGCCAAAAATGATTCAAAAGATGGCAGATGATGAAGTAAAATTCAATTTAGCAGTTTCTTTACATTCAGCAATTGATGAAGTAAGAACCGCTATCATGCCATTTAATAGTAAGATGAATTTAGAAAGCTTAAAAGAAGCACTGATATATTGGTATGAAAAAACAAAACGTATGGTTACCTATGAATACGTTGTTTGGGATGGTATTAATGATCGAAAAGAAGATATTGAAGCGCTAATTAAGTTTTGTAAATACATACCGTGTAAAGTAAATTTAATAGAGTATAATCCTATTGACGATGGAGCTTTTCAACAAGCTAGTTCAGCAGCTATAAATAATTATATATCTAATTTAGAAATGCACGACATTGTAGTCAATGTGAGACGCTCTAGAGGAAAGGATATAGATGCTGCATGTGGGCAATTAGCAAATAAATCTTAA
- a CDS encoding polyprenyl synthetase family protein produces MKPVEQIKLPIQNEMELFETKFKEAMLSKIPLLNRVTYYIIRRKGKQMRPMFVFLVAKMVSDGGFDERTYRGASVVELIHTATLVHDDVVDDSNRRRGFFSINALWKNKIAVLVGDFLLSKGLLLSIDNEDFDILKLISIAVREMSEGELLQIEKARKLDITEEVYFEIIRQKTATLIAACCGIGAASVGASNETVQQMRKFGEYIGIAFQIKDDLFDYTEDKIGKPTGIDIKEQKMTLPLIYTLNTCLAKEKAWLINSVKKHNKDKRRVKEVIAFVKKNGGLEYTVQKMHDYKNKALAILENYPESTYKKSLQQMIDYVVERKI; encoded by the coding sequence ATGAAGCCAGTAGAGCAAATAAAATTACCGATCCAAAATGAAATGGAACTCTTTGAAACAAAATTCAAGGAGGCAATGCTTTCTAAAATTCCATTACTAAACAGAGTAACTTATTATATTATAAGAAGAAAAGGAAAGCAAATGAGGCCTATGTTTGTGTTTTTGGTAGCAAAGATGGTTTCAGATGGAGGATTTGATGAAAGAACCTATAGAGGAGCTTCTGTAGTAGAGCTAATTCATACCGCTACTTTAGTACATGATGATGTTGTAGATGATAGTAATAGAAGAAGAGGCTTTTTTTCGATTAATGCGCTATGGAAAAATAAAATAGCGGTTTTGGTAGGTGATTTTTTATTATCAAAAGGATTGTTGCTATCTATAGATAATGAGGATTTTGATATATTAAAGCTTATTTCAATAGCTGTGAGAGAAATGAGCGAAGGAGAGTTGTTGCAAATTGAAAAGGCTAGAAAATTAGACATTACAGAAGAAGTGTATTTTGAAATTATTCGCCAAAAAACAGCAACTTTGATAGCGGCGTGCTGCGGGATTGGGGCGGCCTCTGTAGGAGCGAGTAACGAAACGGTACAGCAAATGAGAAAATTTGGGGAATACATAGGAATTGCATTTCAAATTAAGGATGATTTGTTTGATTATACTGAAGATAAGATAGGAAAACCGACAGGGATTGACATTAAAGAGCAAAAAATGACGCTTCCTCTAATTTATACATTAAATACCTGTTTAGCTAAAGAAAAAGCATGGTTAATCAATAGTGTTAAAAAGCATAATAAAGATAAAAGAAGAGTGAAAGAAGTAATTGCATTTGTAAAAAAGAATGGAGGATTGGAGTACACAGTTCAAAAAATGCACGACTATAAAAACAAAGCATTGGCTATATTAGAAAATTATCCAGAATCAACATATAAAAAGTCTTTACAGCAAATGATAGACTACGTTGTAGAAAGGAAAATTTAA
- the groL gene encoding chaperonin GroEL (60 kDa chaperone family; promotes refolding of misfolded polypeptides especially under stressful conditions; forms two stacked rings of heptamers to form a barrel-shaped 14mer; ends can be capped by GroES; misfolded proteins enter the barrel where they are refolded when GroES binds), whose translation MAKDIKFDVDARDGLKRGVDALANAVKVTLGPKGRNVIISKSFGAPHVTKDGVTVAKEIELEDTLENMGAQMVKEVASKTNDLAGDGTTTATVLAQAIVKEGLKNVAAGANPMDLKRGIDKAVTSIVNDLEKQSEEVGSSSEKIQQVASISANNDSVIGDLIATAFNKVGKEGVITVEEAKGTETYVDVVEGMQFDRGYLSPYFVTDADKMIADLENPYILLFDKKISNLQEILPILEPVAQSGRPLVIIAEDVDGQALATLVVNKLRGGLKIAAVKAPGFGDRRKAMLEDIAILTGGTVISEERGFSLENATLDLLGTAETVTIDKDNTTVVNGAGDATQIKARVNQIKAQIETTTSDYDKEKLQERLAKLAGGVAVLYVGAASEVEMKEKKDRVDDALHATRAAVEEGIVAGGGVALVRSKKTLETLATENLDETTGIQIVNKAIEAPLRTIVENAGGEGSVVINKVLEGEKDFGYDAKSEAYVNMLKAGIIDPKKVTRVALENAASVAGMILTTECALVDIKEETPAGGMPPMGGGMPGMM comes from the coding sequence ATGGCAAAAGATATAAAATTTGATGTAGATGCACGTGACGGTTTAAAACGCGGAGTAGATGCATTAGCAAACGCGGTAAAAGTAACCTTAGGTCCAAAAGGTAGAAATGTAATTATCTCCAAATCTTTTGGAGCTCCTCATGTTACTAAAGACGGAGTTACTGTTGCAAAAGAAATAGAGTTAGAAGACACCCTTGAAAACATGGGGGCTCAAATGGTAAAAGAAGTGGCCTCTAAAACCAATGATTTGGCTGGTGATGGAACTACTACTGCTACTGTATTGGCACAAGCTATCGTTAAAGAAGGATTAAAAAATGTAGCTGCTGGCGCAAATCCAATGGATTTAAAAAGAGGTATTGACAAGGCCGTAACTTCTATAGTAAATGATTTAGAAAAACAGTCTGAAGAAGTGGGTAGCTCTTCTGAAAAAATTCAGCAAGTAGCCTCTATTTCTGCAAATAACGACAGTGTTATTGGTGACTTAATCGCTACTGCTTTCAATAAGGTAGGAAAAGAAGGTGTTATTACTGTTGAGGAGGCCAAAGGTACAGAAACATATGTTGATGTTGTTGAAGGAATGCAGTTTGATAGAGGTTATTTATCTCCTTACTTTGTGACTGACGCTGATAAAATGATTGCTGACTTAGAAAACCCATATATTTTATTATTCGATAAGAAAATTTCTAACCTACAAGAAATTCTTCCTATATTAGAACCTGTTGCCCAATCTGGTCGTCCTTTAGTGATTATTGCTGAAGATGTAGATGGGCAAGCATTGGCTACTTTAGTGGTTAATAAATTAAGAGGAGGCTTAAAGATTGCCGCTGTAAAGGCTCCTGGTTTCGGTGATAGAAGAAAAGCCATGCTAGAGGATATCGCTATCTTAACTGGAGGTACTGTAATTTCTGAAGAAAGAGGTTTTTCTCTAGAAAACGCTACTTTAGATTTATTGGGTACCGCTGAAACAGTAACTATAGATAAAGACAATACGACTGTTGTTAATGGTGCTGGAGATGCTACTCAAATTAAAGCTAGAGTAAACCAAATAAAAGCACAGATAGAAACTACTACTTCTGATTACGATAAAGAAAAACTACAAGAACGCCTAGCTAAATTAGCTGGAGGTGTTGCTGTTTTATATGTAGGAGCGGCCTCTGAGGTTGAAATGAAAGAAAAGAAAGATCGTGTAGATGATGCTTTACATGCAACTCGTGCAGCTGTTGAAGAAGGTATTGTTGCCGGGGGTGGTGTTGCTTTAGTTCGCTCTAAAAAAACATTAGAAACTCTTGCTACTGAAAACTTAGATGAAACAACAGGTATTCAAATTGTAAATAAAGCTATTGAAGCCCCTTTAAGAACTATTGTTGAGAATGCAGGTGGAGAAGGTTCTGTAGTGATCAATAAGGTATTAGAAGGCGAAAAAGACTTTGGTTATGATGCTAAGTCTGAAGCATATGTAAATATGCTTAAAGCAGGAATTATTGATCCTAAAAAAGTGACTCGTGTAGCCTTGGAAAATGCTGCTTCTGTTGCTGGAATGATCTTAACTACTGAATGTGCCTTAGTTGATATCAAAGAAGAAACTCCTGCTGGTGGAATGCCTCCAATGGGTGGTGGAATGCCAGGAATGATGTAA
- a CDS encoding co-chaperone GroES — MGLNLKPLADRVLVEPAAAETTTASGIIIPDNAKEKPQKGTIVAVGTGTKDEPLTVKVGDTVLYGKYAGTELKLEGKDYLIMRESDIFAIL; from the coding sequence ATGGGATTAAACTTAAAACCTTTAGCAGACAGAGTTCTTGTAGAACCAGCTGCCGCTGAAACCACTACAGCTTCAGGAATCATAATTCCTGACAATGCAAAAGAAAAGCCACAAAAAGGCACTATCGTTGCAGTAGGTACAGGAACTAAAGATGAGCCTTTAACTGTAAAAGTGGGTGATACTGTTTTATATGGAAAGTACGCTGGAACAGAATTAAAATTAGAAGGGAAAGATTATTTAATAATGAGAGAAAGCGACATCTTCGCTATTCTTTAA